The Oncorhynchus tshawytscha isolate Ot180627B linkage group LG05, Otsh_v2.0, whole genome shotgun sequence genome includes a window with the following:
- the LOC112250125 gene encoding uncharacterized protein LOC112250125 isoform X1 — protein MIKYLLIIYLWTPVVSHWSSVGCPEGVHFNSVNLRNIAKWHPGKDTPNDTHYTVEYAIYGDRMDSGATQVRWRVKNQCRDIPQTRCDLSNETTDLDEGYFARVKAVGTNLSSKWAFTEKRFDPKADTTFGPPLVKLVVKENSVTVKLKGPMRWKTGNMTKEYSLLKIYPQMTYNLSVYDNRSNKTHHFTVENRSFEYGLLAYETQYCFSANSQVLSLPIPWHASEWQCLTTPKDPFYDQLLLMLMGAVVPSVICLFMLILAGCLFYHFVCGNKQKSPPFLEILDLQNPPQTFCPEHTVTVNVVLVNIAKPMELITIKPNNIPALIHQTEWELELPYTSQQAPGIEPPKEGSCEDEFGEAQPEPLDYGFVGAAPEMPEVRESEASDIEKTRPLRLSQVNPYIAQRCAPGSQEPVENVLTGMCLDMDPKTGLFRMPLLSDIKLGVESTSYKEPDQMGPYAPQHVSVRETTEVDLWGDKAEGPQSYPSDYGFVGAAPKQQMVPTKYQTQSNRRDNQPLLLAQVNLYRSQRQALFPQESEEEDGLGGGNCVDWSPTTGILQMPLLSKPIPEVEGARKDRESEQLEILPSVLVRQSSEESEGESDLTKLQNVWSLQINMED, from the exons ATGATCAAATATCTCTTGATTATTTATCTATGGACGCCAG TTGTCTCACATTGGTCCAGTGTAGGATGTCCTGAAGGAGTTCATTTTAACTCTGTGAACCTGAGGAACATTGCAAAGTGGCATCCTGGGAAAGACACACCAAATGACACACATTACACAGTGGAGTATGCAAT TTATGGTGACAGAATGGATAGTGGGGCGACACAGGTGCGCTGGAGGGTGAAGAACCAGTGCAGAGACATCCCTCAGACCCGGTGTGATCTATCCAATGAGACCACTGACCTGGATGAAGGCTACTTTGCCAGAGTCAAGGCTGTGGGCACAAACCTATCCTCCAAATGGGCATTCACGGAAAAGAGGTTTGACCCCAAAGCTGACA CAACCTTTGGACCTCCACTTGTAAaacttgtggtgaaggagaataGTGTTACTGTCAAGCTGAAGGGTCCAATGAGATGGAAGACTGGAAACATGACAAAAGAGTACTCCTTGTTGAAAATATACCCTCAGATGACATACAACCTCTCTGTGTACGACAACAGAAGCAACAAAACG CATCACTTCACTGTGGAAAACAGATCCTTTGAATATGGGTTGCTTGCCTATGAAACCCAGTATTGTTTCTCTGCTAATTCCCAGGTCCTGTCACTTCCTATACCTTGGCATGCCTCTGAATGGCAGTGCCTAACAACCCCAAAGG ATCCCTTCTACGATCAGCTGCTACTGATGCTGATGGGAGCCGTTGTACCATCAGTTATCTGCCTTTTCATGCTGATCCTGGCCGGATGCCTTTTCTACCACTTTGTCTGTGGTAATAAACAGAAAAGTCCCCCTTTCCTG GAAATATTGGACCTTCAGAACCCACCGCAGACTTTCTGTCCTGAGCATACTGTGACAGTGAATGTGGTACTGGTCAACATTGCCAAGCCCATGGAGTTGATAACCATAAAGCCTAACAACATCCCTGCCCTGATCCACCAAACAGAGTGGGAGCTCGAACTACCCTACACTTCCCAGCAAGCCCCTGGCATAGAACCTCCAAAGGAGGGATCATGCGAAGATGAATTCGGTGAGGCCCAACCAGAGCCTCTAGACTACGGCTTCGTTGGAGCGGCCCCAGAGATGCCGGAAGTAAGAGAAAGTGAGGCATCTGACATTGAGAAAACCCGGCCCCTGCGTCTCAGCCAGGTCAACCCGTACATAGCACAGAGATGTGCACCAGGTTCACAGGAGCCTGTGGAGAATGTTTTGACTGGGATGTGTTTAGACATGGACCCCAAGACAGGGCTCTTTAGAATGCCACTGCTGTCTGATATAAAGCTGGGGGTGGAGAGCACAAGTTACAAAGAGCCTGATCAGATGGGTCCCTATGCACCACAGCACgtctctgtcagagagaccacTGAGGTGGACCTGTGGGGAGACAAAGCTGAAGGGCCCCAAAGTTACCCCTCAGACTACGGCTTCGTGGGAGCAGCCCCAAAGCAGCAGATGGTGCCAACAAAGTACCAGACGCAGTCTAACAGGAGGGATAATCAGCCCCTGCTGCTAGCCCAGGTCAACCTGTACAGAAGCCAGAGGCAAGCTCTGTTTCCACaggagtctgaggaagaggatggatTAGGTGGTGGTAACTGTGTTGACTGGAGCCCTACAACAGGGATCCTCCAGATGCCTTTGCTCTCCAAGCCTATTCCAGAAGTGGAGGGAGCGAGGAAGGACAGGGAGTCAGAGCAGTTGGAGATCTTACCCAGTGTGTTAGTGAGGCAATCCTCAGAGGAGAGTGAGGGTGAGAGTGACCTGACTAAACTACAGAATGTCTGGAGTCTACAGATCAACATGGAGGACTAA
- the LOC112250125 gene encoding uncharacterized protein LOC112250125 isoform X2, which produces MIKYLLIIYLWTPVVSHWSSVGCPEGVHFNSVNLRNIAKWHPGKDTPNDTHYTVEYAIYGDRMDSGATQVRWRVKNQCRDIPQTRCDLSNETTDLDEGYFARVKAVGTNLSSKWAFTEKRFDPKADTTFGPPLVKLVVKENSVTVKLKGPMRWKTGNMTKEYSLLKIYPQMTYNLSVYDNRSNKTVLSLPIPWHASEWQCLTTPKDPFYDQLLLMLMGAVVPSVICLFMLILAGCLFYHFVCGNKQKSPPFLEILDLQNPPQTFCPEHTVTVNVVLVNIAKPMELITIKPNNIPALIHQTEWELELPYTSQQAPGIEPPKEGSCEDEFGEAQPEPLDYGFVGAAPEMPEVRESEASDIEKTRPLRLSQVNPYIAQRCAPGSQEPVENVLTGMCLDMDPKTGLFRMPLLSDIKLGVESTSYKEPDQMGPYAPQHVSVRETTEVDLWGDKAEGPQSYPSDYGFVGAAPKQQMVPTKYQTQSNRRDNQPLLLAQVNLYRSQRQALFPQESEEEDGLGGGNCVDWSPTTGILQMPLLSKPIPEVEGARKDRESEQLEILPSVLVRQSSEESEGESDLTKLQNVWSLQINMED; this is translated from the exons ATGATCAAATATCTCTTGATTATTTATCTATGGACGCCAG TTGTCTCACATTGGTCCAGTGTAGGATGTCCTGAAGGAGTTCATTTTAACTCTGTGAACCTGAGGAACATTGCAAAGTGGCATCCTGGGAAAGACACACCAAATGACACACATTACACAGTGGAGTATGCAAT TTATGGTGACAGAATGGATAGTGGGGCGACACAGGTGCGCTGGAGGGTGAAGAACCAGTGCAGAGACATCCCTCAGACCCGGTGTGATCTATCCAATGAGACCACTGACCTGGATGAAGGCTACTTTGCCAGAGTCAAGGCTGTGGGCACAAACCTATCCTCCAAATGGGCATTCACGGAAAAGAGGTTTGACCCCAAAGCTGACA CAACCTTTGGACCTCCACTTGTAAaacttgtggtgaaggagaataGTGTTACTGTCAAGCTGAAGGGTCCAATGAGATGGAAGACTGGAAACATGACAAAAGAGTACTCCTTGTTGAAAATATACCCTCAGATGACATACAACCTCTCTGTGTACGACAACAGAAGCAACAAAACG GTCCTGTCACTTCCTATACCTTGGCATGCCTCTGAATGGCAGTGCCTAACAACCCCAAAGG ATCCCTTCTACGATCAGCTGCTACTGATGCTGATGGGAGCCGTTGTACCATCAGTTATCTGCCTTTTCATGCTGATCCTGGCCGGATGCCTTTTCTACCACTTTGTCTGTGGTAATAAACAGAAAAGTCCCCCTTTCCTG GAAATATTGGACCTTCAGAACCCACCGCAGACTTTCTGTCCTGAGCATACTGTGACAGTGAATGTGGTACTGGTCAACATTGCCAAGCCCATGGAGTTGATAACCATAAAGCCTAACAACATCCCTGCCCTGATCCACCAAACAGAGTGGGAGCTCGAACTACCCTACACTTCCCAGCAAGCCCCTGGCATAGAACCTCCAAAGGAGGGATCATGCGAAGATGAATTCGGTGAGGCCCAACCAGAGCCTCTAGACTACGGCTTCGTTGGAGCGGCCCCAGAGATGCCGGAAGTAAGAGAAAGTGAGGCATCTGACATTGAGAAAACCCGGCCCCTGCGTCTCAGCCAGGTCAACCCGTACATAGCACAGAGATGTGCACCAGGTTCACAGGAGCCTGTGGAGAATGTTTTGACTGGGATGTGTTTAGACATGGACCCCAAGACAGGGCTCTTTAGAATGCCACTGCTGTCTGATATAAAGCTGGGGGTGGAGAGCACAAGTTACAAAGAGCCTGATCAGATGGGTCCCTATGCACCACAGCACgtctctgtcagagagaccacTGAGGTGGACCTGTGGGGAGACAAAGCTGAAGGGCCCCAAAGTTACCCCTCAGACTACGGCTTCGTGGGAGCAGCCCCAAAGCAGCAGATGGTGCCAACAAAGTACCAGACGCAGTCTAACAGGAGGGATAATCAGCCCCTGCTGCTAGCCCAGGTCAACCTGTACAGAAGCCAGAGGCAAGCTCTGTTTCCACaggagtctgaggaagaggatggatTAGGTGGTGGTAACTGTGTTGACTGGAGCCCTACAACAGGGATCCTCCAGATGCCTTTGCTCTCCAAGCCTATTCCAGAAGTGGAGGGAGCGAGGAAGGACAGGGAGTCAGAGCAGTTGGAGATCTTACCCAGTGTGTTAGTGAGGCAATCCTCAGAGGAGAGTGAGGGTGAGAGTGACCTGACTAAACTACAGAATGTCTGGAGTCTACAGATCAACATGGAGGACTAA